DNA from Streptobacillus felis:
ACATTTGTTACTACAACTCTATTTGCAGGTAGTGTTAGTTTTAATCAGGCAAGTGCCAACAACTATGATGTGGCTTATAGGGATGTAAAGGTAAAACTAGATGGTAAATTAGATGAAAAAGTATGGCAAGGATTGGGTGAAATTTCTGGAAGCTTCCATTATCCATGGGAAATGGTAGAAGCACCTTTAACTAAATTTAAAGCTTTTCATGATAACACTAATTTCTATTTTTCATTTGAAGTTTTTGATAAAGAAGTATTAGCGGATAAAGAATGGAAAGGTGAAAGTACAGTAGATATGGAAGATAGAGTAGAATTATTCTTTGCTCAAACTACTGTTGATAAACCAGTACAATATAAACTAATACCATATTATGCAACAGAAGTTGATGCTTATGGTAGAGCACATGATTACAAGATAGATTATTATAGAAAATTTGATTCAGAATACAATATAGAAGGTGCTAAAAATGCAGCTAAAATTACAAAAACAGGATATACTGTTGAAGGTATGATACCTCTTAAATCTTTAAGAGATTTAAGTTTAATTAATGCTGATAATATTATGAGAACAGGTGTATTTAGAGCAGAATTTTCAAAAATGGCAAATAATGAAATAAAAATGCAATGGATTTCTTGGGTAAATCCTAAAACACCAGTACCTGATTTCCATGTAGATAGTGCATTCGGTGAATTTAGATTTTTAGAACTTAAATAAAATATATCCTCTGGATTTTTCCAGAGGATTTTATTGTAATACTAATGAATATTTTTAGTTTTGGGCAATCAATTTTTGCAGTAAGGGAGCTAAAAATGGTATTTAAAAAAATTATGTATATGGCCTTAAATAATAAGAAAATTAAAGTAAAGTTCACAAACATGGAAAAAGAGAAATTGGATATAACAACTTCAAACTATGTTTACAAAATAATTAGATTAATAGATAGTTAGTTAGAAGTTGAAGGTAAATAAAAAAATTGGGAGTTTTTAAAATTCCCAATTATTTTTTTCTAATGTTTCTCCGTTTCTAAACCCTTTCTTAAATTATTAATATTATCATAACTTTTGCTATTTTTATCAAAAATTATTTTATGTCCTTTTTCTATAGCTTTTATAGTTTCTTTGTTAGGTACATCTAACTTTAGAGGAAAGGGTATTCCATTTTCTCTAATACGTGTTTTTAAAAAGATGTTAATTGCAGCTTACATATTTAGTCCTATAGATCCAAATATATACTCAGCCTTTTCTTTTGTTTCTTTATCCACCCTTATATTTATATTAGTTGTTTGCATATCTACCTCCTTCATATAAATTCAACATAAAAATCTATGCTTTGTCAATAAATTGTATATAAAAATTATAAAGAATAAAAAATATATTAATCCTTTTATTTTATTAAGTTAATTGACAATAGTATTTTTTAAATGGTATACTAAGACTAGAAAAAACATTAAGGAGATGATATATATGAATATAGTATTATTTGGACCACCAGGTGCTGGGAAAGGTACACAAGCTAAAGAATTAATACAAAAATTTAACATACCTCAAATTTCAACAGGG
Protein-coding regions in this window:
- a CDS encoding sugar-binding protein, giving the protein MKKFLLATFVTTTLFAGSVSFNQASANNYDVAYRDVKVKLDGKLDEKVWQGLGEISGSFHYPWEMVEAPLTKFKAFHDNTNFYFSFEVFDKEVLADKEWKGESTVDMEDRVELFFAQTTVDKPVQYKLIPYYATEVDAYGRAHDYKIDYYRKFDSEYNIEGAKNAAKITKTGYTVEGMIPLKSLRDLSLINADNIMRTGVFRAEFSKMANNEIKMQWISWVNPKTPVPDFHVDSAFGEFRFLELK
- a CDS encoding type II toxin-antitoxin system RelB/DinJ family antitoxin, encoding MNIFLKTRIRENGIPFPLKLDVPNKETIKAIEKGHKIIFDKNSKSYDNINNLRKGLETEKH